One segment of Bradyrhizobium sp. WD16 DNA contains the following:
- the fabF gene encoding beta-ketoacyl-ACP synthase II → MSQSGHRRRVVVTGLGAVSPLGCGAPAGWSRLLGGRSGLRLLAPAQAGDLPPMVVGQVPDLAEDAEAGFDPDRAAPRKELRKMDRFIQFALLAADEAIAQAGWQPKTTQEQERTATIIASGIGGFPVIVEAVRTVDTRGTRRLSPFTVPAFLVNLAAGQISIRHGFKGPLGAPVTACAAGVQAIGDAARLIRAGEADVAICGGAEACIDRVSLGAFAAARALSTGFAAEPTRASRPFDSDRDGFVMGEGAGVFVIEALDHAQARGAKPIAEVVGYGTTADAYHLTAGPEDGDGAGRAMTIALQQAGLSPGDIQHLNAHATSTQVGDLGEIAAIRRVFGADGGVAVSSTKSATGHLLGAAGGIEAVFSVLALRDQIAPATLNLDNPDPAADGIDLIRGEARRIRIEHVLSNGFGFGGVNASVIFRAI, encoded by the coding sequence ATGTCACAATCAGGTCATCGACGACGTGTCGTGGTCACCGGCCTCGGCGCTGTGTCACCGCTCGGCTGCGGTGCGCCTGCAGGGTGGTCGCGGCTGCTCGGCGGCCGCTCCGGCCTGCGGCTGCTGGCGCCGGCGCAGGCCGGCGACCTGCCGCCGATGGTGGTCGGCCAAGTCCCCGACCTCGCCGAAGACGCCGAGGCCGGCTTCGATCCCGACCGTGCGGCGCCGCGCAAGGAGCTGCGCAAGATGGATCGCTTCATCCAGTTCGCGCTTCTTGCCGCCGACGAGGCCATCGCCCAGGCCGGCTGGCAGCCGAAGACCACACAAGAACAGGAGCGAACGGCGACCATCATCGCCTCCGGCATCGGCGGCTTCCCGGTCATCGTCGAGGCGGTGCGCACCGTCGACACCCGCGGCACCCGTCGCCTGTCGCCCTTCACAGTGCCGGCCTTCCTCGTCAACCTCGCCGCCGGCCAGATCTCGATCCGGCACGGCTTCAAAGGGCCGCTCGGCGCGCCGGTCACGGCCTGTGCCGCCGGCGTCCAGGCGATCGGCGACGCCGCCCGACTGATCCGCGCCGGCGAAGCCGATGTCGCGATCTGCGGCGGCGCCGAGGCGTGCATCGACCGCGTCAGCCTTGGCGCTTTCGCCGCAGCCCGCGCCCTGTCGACCGGCTTCGCCGCCGAGCCGACGCGCGCCTCGCGACCATTTGACAGCGACCGCGACGGCTTCGTCATGGGCGAAGGCGCCGGCGTCTTCGTCATCGAAGCGCTCGATCATGCGCAGGCACGCGGCGCCAAGCCCATTGCGGAGGTCGTGGGCTACGGCACCACCGCCGATGCCTATCATCTCACCGCCGGACCGGAGGACGGCGACGGCGCCGGCCGTGCCATGACCATCGCGCTGCAACAAGCGGGCCTGTCACCCGGGGATATTCAGCACCTCAACGCCCATGCGACATCGACGCAGGTCGGCGACCTCGGCGAAATCGCCGCGATCCGCAGGGTGTTCGGCGCCGACGGCGGCGTGGCCGTGAGTTCGACCAAATCGGCCACCGGCCACCTGCTCGGCGCAGCGGGCGGCATCGAGGCTGTGTTCTCGGTGCTGGCGCTGCGCGACCAGATCGCGCCGGCAACTCTCAACCTGGACAATCCCGATCCAGCCGCCGACGGAATCGATCTCATCCGAGGCGAAGCACGCCGGATTCGCATCGAACACGTGCTGTCGAACGGCTTCGGATTCGGCGGCGTCAACGCCAGCGTCATCTTCCGCGCGATCTGA
- a CDS encoding DUF3307 domain-containing protein, whose protein sequence is MIFPQWSASVAVAPLVTWMLILTTKHVVADFLLQNAWMARGKDSREGWLLPLTVHCLIHGMIATALFALLVPRLWFLGPIDFVLHFLIDRAKGLSVMRLKLGPERSGFWWLIGIDQALHHLTDFVWAMAVAAG, encoded by the coding sequence ATGATCTTTCCCCAATGGTCGGCATCGGTCGCGGTTGCCCCGCTGGTGACCTGGATGCTAATTCTGACCACCAAGCATGTGGTCGCCGACTTTCTGCTGCAGAACGCCTGGATGGCGCGCGGCAAGGATTCGCGCGAAGGATGGCTGCTGCCGCTCACCGTGCATTGCCTGATCCACGGCATGATCGCCACCGCTCTTTTCGCCCTGCTCGTGCCTCGGTTGTGGTTTCTCGGGCCGATCGATTTTGTCCTGCATTTTCTCATCGACCGGGCCAAGGGCCTGAGTGTAATGCGCCTCAAGCTCGGTCCCGAGCGGAGCGGCTTCTGGTGGCTGATCGGCATCGATCAGGCGCTGCATCATCTGACTGACTTCGTGTGGGCCATGGCGGTGGCCGCCGGCTGA